One region of Peromyscus eremicus chromosome 4, PerEre_H2_v1, whole genome shotgun sequence genomic DNA includes:
- the Psma7 gene encoding proteasome subunit alpha type-7 has protein sequence MSYDRAITVFSPDGHLFQVEYAQEAVKKGSTAVGVRGRDIVVLGVEKKSVAKLQDERTVRKICALDDNVCMAFAGLTADARIVINRARVECQSHRLTVEDPVTVEYITRYIASLKQRYTQSNGRRPFGISALIVGFDFDGTPRLYQTDPSGTYHAWKANAIGRGAKSVREFLEKNYTDDAIETDDLTIKLVIKALLEVVQSGGKNIELAVMRRDQPLKILNPEEIEKYVAEIEKEKEENEKKKQKKAS, from the exons ATGAGCTACGACCGCGCCATCACCGTCTTCTCGCCCGACGGCCACCTCTTCCAAGTGGAGTACGCGCAGGAGGCGGTCAAGAAGGGCTCCACCGCG GTTGGTGTTCGAGGAAGGGATATTGTTGTTCTTggtgtagaaaaaaaatcagtggccaAGCTACAAGATGAAAGAACAGTACGGAAGATCTGTGCTTTGGACGATAATGTCTGCATGGCCTTTGCAG GTCTCACTGCTGATGCAAGGATAGTCATCAACAGAGCCCGGGTCGAGTGCCAGAGCCACCGGCTGACTGTGGAGGACCCAGTCACCGTGGAGTACATCACCCGCTACATTGCCAGTCTGAAGCAG CGCTATACACAGAGCAATGGGCGCAGGCCATTTGGCATCTCTGCCCTCATTGTGGGTTTTGACTTTGACGGCACCCCCAGACTGTATCAGACTGACCCCTCGGGCACATACCATGCCTGGAAG GCAAATGCTATAGGCCGGGGCGCCAAGTCAGTGCGTGAATTCCTGGAGAAGAACTACACTGATGATGCCATTGAGACAGATGATCTAACCATCAAACTAGTGATCAAGGCACTTCTGGAA GTGGTCCAGTCAGGTGGCAAAAACATCGAACTTGCTGTCATGAGGCGGGATCAGCCCCTTAAG ATTCTAAATCCTGAAGAAATTGAGAAGTATGTCGCTGAAatcgaaaaagaaaaagaagaaaatgaaaagaagaaacaaaagaaagcatcttga
- the Ss18l1 gene encoding calcium-responsive transactivator, whose amino-acid sequence MSVAFASARPRGKGEVTQQTIQKMLDENHHLIQCILDYQSKGKTAECTQYQQILHRNLVYLATIADSNQNMQSLLPAPPTQNMNLGPGALSQSGSSQGLHPQGSLSDAISTGLPPASLMQGQIGNGPNHVSMQQTAQSTLPTTSMSMSGSGHGTGPGYSHSGPTSQSVPMQGQGAISNYVSRTNINMQSNPVSMMHQQAATSHYNSAQGGSQHYQGQAPIAMMGQGGQGSSMMGQRPMAPYRPSQQGSSQQYLGQEEYYSEQYSHSQGAAEPMSQQYYPDGHGDYAYQQSSYTEQSYDRSFEDSTQHYYEGGNSQYSQQQTGYQQGSAQQQTYSQQQYPNQQSYPGQQQGYGPAQGAPSQYSSYQQGQGQQYGSYRASQTGPSAQQQRPYGYEQGQYGNYQQ is encoded by the exons ATGTCCGTGGCCTTCGCGTCGGCGCGGCCGAGAGGCAAAGGGGAGGTCACACAGCAGACCATCCAGAAG ATGCTGGATGAGAACCACCATCTGATCCAGTGCATCCTGGACTACCAGAGCAAGGGCAAGACGGCCGAGTGCACTCA GTACCAGCAGATCCTGCACCGGAACCTGGTCTACCTGGCCACCATAGCAGACTCCAACCAGAATATGCAGTCGCTGCTTCCTGCG CCACCAACACAGAACATGAACCTGGGCCCGGGAGCACTGAGTCAGAGCGGTTCCAGCCAGGGCCTGCATCCCCAGGGCAGCCTCAGCGACGCCATCAGCACAGGCCTGCCCCCTGCCTCCCTCATGCAGGGCCAGATCGGTAACG GTCCAAACCACGTGTCCATGCAGCAGACGGCTCAGAGCACACTGCCCACAACCTCCATGAGCATGTCAGGCAGTGGTCATGGTACTGGGCCTGGCTACAGCCACTCGGGACCCACCTCACAGAGCGTTCCCATGCAAGGCCAAGGTGCCATCAGCAACTATGTATCTCGGACCAACATCAACATGCAGTCCAACCCAG TCTCCATGATGCACCAGCAGGCAGCCACATCCCACTACAACTCAGCACAGGGCGGGAGCCAGCATTACCAGGGCCAGGCGCCCATTGCCATGATGGGCCAGGGTGGCCAAGGGAGCAGCATGATGGGACAGCGGCCCATGGCACCCTACCGACCCTCCCAGCAAG GCTCTTCTCAGCAGTACCTAGGCCAGGAGGAGTACTACAGCGAACAGTACAGCCACAGCCAGGGTGCTGCAGAGCCCATGAGTCAACAGTACTACCCAGACG GCCACGGTGACTACGCCTACCAGCAATCGTCTTACACAGAGCAGAGCTACGACCGCTCGTTTGAGGATTCCACACAGCACTACTATGAGGGGG gaaactcccagtaCAGTCAGCAGCAGACTGGGTACCAGCAGGGCTCAGCGCAGCAGCAGACCTACTCCCAGCAGCAGTACCCCAACCAGCAGAGCTATCCGGGGCAGCAGCAAGGCTATG GCCCTGCCCAGGGAGCCCCCTCACAGTACTCGAGCTACCAGCAAGGCCAAGGTCAACAGTATGGAAGCTACAGAGCATCGCAGACGGGACCTTCTGCCCAGCAGCAGCGGCCTTACGGCTATGAGCAG GGCCAGTATGGAAATTACCAGCAATAA